The stretch of DNA CCACGCCCGTGACCACCCGCGCGGGGCGGCGCTCGTCGTCCCGCGGGCGCGGGCGCAGGTCCGCCACGGTCATCCCCCGCGTCAGCGTTCCCGTCAGCTCCACCTGCACCGGGGCCTCGAAGGACTCCGTCACCAGGTGCGGGTCCACCAGCACCGCCGCGGCCAGCGGGTCGTGCATCGCGCACTGGCGGACCCCGAAGATCCCCGAGTAGAAGTCGGCGTAGAAGTCCAGGAACGCCGACGTGCGCTCGGCGCGCTCGCCCGCGACCGTCGCCAGCTCCGCCAGCCACTCGGTGGTGGCCACCGTCTTCATGGTGATGTCCAGCGCCACCAGGTCCAGGTCGAACCCGGCCGCGAACACCGCCTCCGCCGCCTCGGGGTCGTTGCTGATGTTGGCCTCGGCGTGTGAGGACACGTTGCCCGCCACGCGCACCGCACCGCCCATCACCACCAGGCGCCGCACCAGCCTCGGCAGCTCCGGCTCCAGGGCCAGCGCGATCGCCAGGTTCGTCAGCGGCCCCACGGCCAGCACGTCGATCCCGCCCGGGTTCTCCCGGACCAGGCGCACCAGCAGCCCGGCCGCCGTCTCTGACACCGGCCGACCCGCGGGCTCGGGCAGCTCCACGTCCCCCAGTCCGTTGCCTCCGTGCACGTGCGCGGCCAGCTTCGGCGGCTGCACCAGCGGACGCGCGGCGCCCACCGCCACCGGGACGTCCGGGCGGCCGTACAGCTCCAGCAGCCGCAGCGCGTTGTCGGCCGTGACGTCCACGCTGTTGTTGCCGAAGACCGCCCCGACGCCGACGATCTCCACCTCGGGCCGAGCGGCCAGGTAGGCGAGCG from Nocardiopsis dassonvillei subsp. dassonvillei DSM 43111 encodes:
- a CDS encoding nucleoside hydrolase, yielding MRVFVDCDPGIDDAVALAYLAARPEVEIVGVGAVFGNNSVDVTADNALRLLELYGRPDVPVAVGAARPLVQPPKLAAHVHGGNGLGDVELPEPAGRPVSETAAGLLVRLVRENPGGIDVLAVGPLTNLAIALALEPELPRLVRRLVVMGGAVRVAGNVSSHAEANISNDPEAAEAVFAAGFDLDLVALDITMKTVATTEWLAELATVAGERAERTSAFLDFYADFYSGIFGVRQCAMHDPLAAAVLVDPHLVTESFEAPVQVELTGTLTRGMTVADLRPRPRDDERRPARVVTGVAEAEFLGRMLDSLR